From a single Nicotiana tomentosiformis chromosome 2, ASM39032v3, whole genome shotgun sequence genomic region:
- the LOC138904485 gene encoding uncharacterized protein codes for MPFPEKWNMKLVARMPDVVPQVKEWVKDLVSQRPYSERAGMELSKGRWESRNHSLPKDIAMRPPSGDEDVPLESPAMRQGDEKKRKRAQCSLDSEKEKPKRRLVRKPKKSTGILSSDSIRQLRDGSEEEEEDNSELVARVRTALPQDGEASKKALAEASVLYHETFLQFWEELTQHEAEVRELTEKRDSYKLLSEKLSAESETAREEHAEWAEQVKKIEELQSHLNSAISGQENLAKELEAAKSEVVVAETKADAKVAQFKVDVEAIHVQAKSMVEHARWKARREAFEGVHAQSFDLLAEIENAKVEEARAWKLAFPEEDSESLTESEGEEDPEDEDDAPDEDQAA; via the exons atgccatttcccgagaaatggaacatgaagc TTGTGGCTCGGATGCCAGATGTCGTTCCTCAAGTCAAGGAGTGGGTCAAGGACCTTGTGTCACAGAGACCATATTCCGAGCGCGCAGGGATGGAATTGTCGAAGGGTCGGTGGGAGTCACGTAATCATA GTCTCCCCAAAGATATTGCTATGAGGCCTCCATCCGGTGACGAGGATGTGCCTCTCGAGTCCCCTGCTATGAGGCAGGGtgatgagaagaaaaggaaaagggcCCAGTGCTCTCTGGACTCGGAAAAGGAAAAACCAAAGAGGAGGCTGGTGCGTAAACCTAAGAAAAGTACCGGCATCCTCTCATCGGACTCAATCCGCCAACTGAGGGATgggtccgaagaagaagaagaagacaattCCGAGCTAGTGGCTCGGGTGCGAACTGCTTTGCCCCAAGACGGGGAGGCTTCTAAGAAGGCATTGGCTGAG gcctcggtactGTACCATGAGACTTTCCTCCAATTTTGGGAGGAGTTAACCCAACACGAGGCCGAGGTTCGGGAGCTTACTGAGAAGAGGGACTCCTATAAGCTTCTGAGTGAGAAACTTTCGGCCGAGTCAGAAACGGCTCGGGAGGAGCATGCCGAGTGGGCCGAACAG GTCAAAAAGATCGAGGAGCTCCAATCTCATCTAAACTCGGCAATTTCTGGTCAAGAGAATCTAGCCAAGGAACTCGAGGCAGCCAAATCAGAGGTGGTTGTGGCCGAGACCAAggctgatgctaaagtggcccaattTAAGGTTGATGTCGAGGCGATTCATGTGCAAGCTAAAAGCATGGTGGAGCATGCAAGGTGGAAAGCTCGAAGGGAAGCTttcgagggagtccatgctcaaAGCTTCGACCTACTGGCTGAAATCGAGAATGCCAAAGTAGAAGAAGCCAGGGCCTGGAAGCTGGCTTTTCCCGAGGAAGATTCCGAGAGCTTAACCGAATCTGAAGGCGAGGAAGATCCCGAGGATGAAGACGATGCCCCCGATGAGGACCAGGCCGCTTAG